The Triticum aestivum cultivar Chinese Spring chromosome 5A, IWGSC CS RefSeq v2.1, whole genome shotgun sequence genomic sequence TCGGGTGCAGTGCAACGCAACTGGACACAGGATGAATGAAGAATAAATAAGAACGGTGTGATTTTCGCAACAAAACGACGCACGGGCATAAATAAAGGCGACTactaggcgccggtgcgccggccgaatttCGGCCGGTCAGAGCGCACCCGTACGATTGCAGTTTCATCTGCCGTTGGATCTGGGCATTTTTTTTCTTCCTCGTCCCGCACATCATGCCAGAACCAAAAAAAAGGGAATCTCCGGCGCACCCGCCCCGCTCACGCAGCCCGCCATGGCCGCGCGTGCCGCTGATTCGAGGCACCATCGGCTCGTCGTCCCCGCAGCACGGATCCTCGCTGGATCTGGCAGGACAACATCGCTGCACCGAGCCATCGCCATGTAGCAAAACAACTAACCGGTTGCCGCAAAAAAAAACACCGATGCAGCAAAAATGTGATGTCGGTTCCACCAAAATCGGCCTCCAGTTGCAGCCATTCAGTGAAAGTTCATCACTGTCGCCGTTTGTAGATGAGGTAGTAGCTAACAAAAACACCAGTTCCAACAAAAAAaattgctggttccagcaaaaaaatgcaaccagcagaaaaaacaaaaaaaagggatGGTAGCAAAACTCAAATACACTAGTAGCAAAAAACAAAGACAGTGGTAGCAAATTTGAGGTGGTTCAAAGGTAAAAAGGATGCATCCGGCAAAAAAAATTCGGAAGACAGGGCAGTAGCAAAAACGGAGATGGTGGTAGCACAAATCAAAGACTCTGGTGACAAAAAAAATGAAGTGGTTCTAGTAGAAAGATGGATCCAGCAAAAAAATTCAGAGATGGGTGCCAAAAATGAGAAAAGGACGGTGGCAGCAAAAAACAAAACGATGGTAGCAAAAAATTTGAATCGTTGTAGCAAAAAAGCACTTCCAAAAATGTGGATCCTAGCAAAAAACGTTGCTGATTCCAGCAAAAACAAaaaccggttgtagcaaaaaaattgCTAATTGCAGCACCCGCCGAGGCCGATTCCAGCATCTCGTTTGCTCATGCAAGACGTAACCGCCGGTCCATCACCCGGTGGAGGACGGCGCACGCCGGAGCAGCGCGCGGGCAGGTGGAGGCGGCTGCTCGCTAGAATAGAGCGGGGCATGTGAGGGCCTTACGCTCGTCGGAGCAACACAAGGTGCGATCTGCAGCCACTGGAGCAGTGGATTTGGTTGCGTTAGAGATGAGCGGAGAAGCAAGATTAGGTGAGGAGTGGATATTGGAGAGGAAATCCTGAGAGAGAGGATCCACGCTACTGTTATTTTGGGGAGAAAAGAGTGACAGAGGAAATGAGGTGAAATGAGTGGTGGAGCTCAGGGGTGAAGAGATAAGGCATGGCACAGGCGGTGGATGGGGCCCGTGACGCGTGGAGGAGAAAAGAACGAGTGGCTGCGCCAGAGAGCGGTgtgaccggccgaagcttcggccgacACGCCGATTTTAAACGTTTCCCATAAATAAATCCATTCATTAAACAAGCCAAAAAAATGTTTCAGACAGTAACAAACGGACACGTGTCTTTTTCCCCTCGAGACGCGAAGCGCACGTTTGCTACTAGCTACAAGTATCCGACTATGATCTGCTCTTGCTTGATAACACAAATTGATTGGCAGTGCAAAACCCTAGCCCGACTCGGCCCCCATGGCCGCCATGCAGCATCTATAAGAGCTTGGCGCTCGGGCCAAACCCTCATACCACCACCAGTACCTACCTAGCTACGACGTGCAAGATCGATCGGTCGATCGCCAGGTTAGCTAGCTAGCTACTAGGGCAGCCATGGCGCTGACGAGCGACAGCGAGGAGGAGTACTACAGCAGCCCCGAggagggcggcgacgacgacgatcgTCTGAGCTTCCGGACCGCCTCCAACGAAAGCGACAATGacgccggcgccggcgacgacgccgACGATGATTGCTTGTATggcgacagcgacggcgacgacgacggcatgTACGATGAATACGAGGGGGACGAGGAGGAGGGGctggaggaggtggatgaggaaGGCGAAGTCCTGGACGAGATGAGGTTCACGGCGACGCAGTACGCCGTGCTGACCATGGACGAGGTGCGCGCGCGGCAGGAGGAGCACACGGCGCGGGTGGCCGACCTGATCGCGCTCCCGCCGGGGCTCGCGGCCGCCGTGCTCCGCCACTTCAAGTGGAGCGCCCAGGGCGTGTGGGAGCGGTGGTTCTCGGACGAGCACAAGGTCCGCGACGCCGTCGGCCTGCCCCCGGACGGCGACGCCGTCTCCGTGGCCGTCAACGACGCGCCCCTCACCTGCTACATCTGCTTCGACGCGCACGCCCCCGGCGAGATGCGGTCCGCCGGGTGCGCCCACTTCTACTGCCGCGGGTGCTGGAGCGGCTACGTGCGCGCCGCCGTCGGGGACGGTGCGCGCTGCCTGTCGATACGGTGCCCGGACATGGGCTGCTCCGCCGCCGTGGTGCGCGACCTAGTCGACGACGTGGCCGACGCCGACGATGCGAAACGGTACGGCGAGTTCCTGGTCCGTTCGTACGTGGAGGAGAGCAAGAGGATCCGGTGGTGCCCGGCGCCCGGGTGCGACCGGGCCGTGGAGTTCGACGGCGAGAAGTGCACGGTGCAGCTGGACGCGTGGTGCGCGTGCGGGCACGGCTTCTGCCTCGCCTGCGGCGAGGAGGCGCACCGCCCGGTGGCGTGCGACACGGTGCGGGAGTGGCTGGAGAAGAACCGCTCCGACTCGGAGACGGCGCAGTGGGTGCTGGCCAACACGAAGCACTGCCCGGAGTGCCGCCGCCCCATCGAGAAGAACCAGGGGTGCATGCACAtgacgtgctcgccgccgtgcaagCACCAGTTCTGCTGGCTCTGCCTGGGCCCCTGGGACAAGCACGACGGCGGCAACTACAACTGCAACACCTACAACACCGCCAGGGCGGAGGGCAAGTACacggaggaggagctccggcgggcGCAGGCCAAGGCGTCGGTCGACCGGTACCTGCACTACTACGAGCGCTGGGGCGCGCACGAGCGGTCCCGGCAAAAGGCGCTCGAGGACACGGCGGCGCTCGGCAAGGACGGCGCGCAGAGGGAGGCCGTGGCCGCCGCGTTCGGGGTGGTGGAGACGGAGCTCGACTTCCTGGAGGAGGCGTACCGGCAGGTGGCCGAGTGCCGGCGGATGCTCCGGTGGACGTACGCCTTCGGCTACTACCTGgacgacccggccaagcgcgaccTGTTCGAGGACCTGCAGAGCCAGGCCGACAAGTCGCTGGAGCGCTTGCACGAGTGCGCCGAGAAGGACAGGGCGAAGCTCGTCGCCGAAGCGGCCGGCGAGCACGGCGCGGTCGCCGACAAGTACCTGGAGTTCAGGCCCAGACTGTCGAGCCTGACGACCGTGGCGAGGAACCACTTCGAGAACATGGCGAGGGCGTTCCGGGACGGCCTGGCCGAGGTCGAGGtcgaccccgccgtcgccgcccgccgcgctgccgccgcccctcccccaccaccgctggacgacgacgacgacgaagacttCTTCGAAGAGCTGCGGATGTAAATCAATCAATACATGCAGCATCTGTACAACGTAGTAGTAATTGGCTCAACCGACCATATTGGCTAGGACGATTATCAAGTGGGCCAACTCTGCAAACAGTGAAACCAGATTACACCTGATCAAACTGCAATtgtcaacattttcttaaatattccctctgtcccaaaataagcgagtacagtcacttattttgggacggaaaaAGTATTTAATAATAGATGTAGGTGTGCTTTCTTGTATAGTGAATTGTTAATTTCTATAAGATCAAAAAATATATCTCCCAAAGGGTAAGCGTGGAAAATtaccttagagcatcttcaacactTGTGTAGACATAGACATATCCATTTACCATCAAAATAACTCGTATAGTTTTGTCTCAAACACACAACATTCATCATTTATGAAACGGAAACACTAATGCCTACATGTATGGGCGTTTGCATCTCGTTCACACGCGTGGATCCACGTCCGTTTATggttgcacgaatcttggcatgtttgtggtgccacgtaggactgggttggtgtgtgggcattcatccggtcgcctAAACGTTCGTTTTCACCACACGGAAGGACTGGTGTGTGGgtgtttagcagttcgcccacacagtTCGCCCAtacaggggctggtgtgtgggcatttatcagttcgcccacacgcccgcctcctctcccacactcaaagctgccagttgccatgtgttttgcaggttacatggcaactgcccttgCTGCACGGCTATTCTTCCACCTCCAATGCAAGTCGATGTTTCAACGCATACCGGGAAAGCCATTTGATGCACCCATTTTGCAGAAGCCTTGCGGTGCCAGCTTCATTTGGTGCTAGAGATATCTCCCTCCAAAGATATCAATGACAACACTTCACGAATTTATTCAAACTTTTAATTGACTGTGATCTCTACAATTCCAATCCAGCCAGCAATAGAATCAGCTCGACAACCATTGCAAGCATGCACATCGATGACACAACCTTCTTCAAAGCATTATGACCAAGTTGACCAGCTGCATCCCATTTTTGCATGAAGTAGAGACAATGAACTTCATGGACAATTTTATGGCGAAACATTGATTCTCTCCAAAATAACCCTACATAAGCTTATCATGCCCGACTTGCTTATTCCGATGAACTACCACACGACCGGACACTGAGCCATGATGCTTCAACCTCTTATTTGACATCATATAACACATACAATGTAGTTTCCATTTCAAAATCATTGTCATCGCCCCTATGACGAGTTGTCGAAAAACAACTCAGAAAGCAAACTCATCTGCAAAAAGTATGTATGAACTATTACATTATCGATGAACTCTGAAATTCTTCATTGCATAAATATTAGGCGAGGAATTTCGTCGAGCAACTTGTTGGCATTGTGCTCTCTAGTTGTTTCGAAGGTGTACTCCGACCTACACCGGTGTCGAGGGGAGATGGAGTAGTGGCTAAACCTGGTGGTGGCGCGACCATGCGGGCCCGATGGTGGTGTGGTGCTCGTTAGCAATGAGGATGCATGTCAGTCGAAGCGGAAGGTTGCATATGGGGGACACGAGGCGGTGAAAAACCAGCCTCTTGGCTCGGGCCAACATGGATGGGAGTATAGGGGAAGTTGCGTCTCTCCCTCTATGAAGGGGTGAGTTGGGGTGTTTTTAGTGATCACCGAAAAGTTTTTGGGGAAAGGGGATCTCTTGGAACAGAGTTTCTTTAACCCAAATCATCTTATACCATAATTGTTTAGGAAAAGGGATCCACTGGAGATGTTCTTATGACCGTTCAACAATAATGCGTATGGAGCGATCCACTGGAGATGTTCTTATGACTGTTCCACAGTAATGCATATGGAGCGAACCACCTTAGGGTGATTAGTTAGTAGCGGGAAGGGAGAGGGGATGTGAAGATGACAAGGGTTCACATTAAGTTTTTCCCTGCCTTATTAGTGATTTGGTGTGACATCCCAACTTGATGGCCGAGGCACACCCGTCAACCATGTGAGAAGAACTCACTTGGTAAGAGTAAAGAAGAGAGGTAAATAACTGTGTGGGCTGGGCTCCCGAAAGGTGGCAGAGTGAGATGTCTGAAAGAAGATGAAAAGGAAGGGTGCTAGGTTTAGTTAGTTTAAGAAGGTGCAAGAGAGGGTACTGCCAATGAATAATGGTTTGTCGATCTTACGATCTGAAGTTTGTCGTAGAGGAAAGTAGATCGAGGCGTAGTGCCTGAAGGGATCTTGTTGGCGATGAAGGTGAGAGGTGACATATTGGTTTCTCCCATCATTAATGATTTTGGGGTGCGTGAGGAGAAGATGTCGGTGCGTAAGAAGGAAGACAAAGAGGACGTGTGCGAAATTCACTTAGCTTGAGAAGAAGGTGTGTCGAAGGATAGGGCATGAGTTTGTGCCCTAGCCTCGTCCGGCGAATAAGTGAAATGACGATGTTGGCGGTGGCGTGAAACCTCTAGAGAAGTGGAGGAGAATGATTTAGGATAAAGTAAGAAAGAAGGGCACGTTTACCCCCAGTGTGAAGAACATATGTCTTTGGATTCAATGTGAAAGGGACGAGTACCAACCGAACAAGGATGCTACAGGAACAAAATTTTCACCCGCTAGTCCAAACCAAATGACGGAGATTGGTCCTTGTGATGACCTGACGACATAAAATCCTTCATGGGTGGATGCTCTGAGGGCGCATGTAGTTAGCCGGGCATGTACATGGAGAGGTTTAAAAAAAGTATATTTTGTGGTTGAGTTAAAAAATTCATATTATTTTATAATTGATGTCATCAACCGTTTATATTTATATTATACTAATTTCAGTACAATGTTATGCAAAACTTGAGACCTTTATTTTGAGACTGAGGGAGTATTTTGGAATTTCAGTTCATCTAATCTCAGTTCAAAAGCTCCTTATCTTatatcttgaagaaaaacatttttttagacattgtggagagggaagaggggctGACCGCTGAGTGTTCGAGTGGACCGGACCCTTTGCCAGACGCCGGCGATCCGAACACCCTCCGATTCAACCTCCCCTcacccctcctcctccgccccacCTCCGGCGATGGacgcggcggcggctccgggcgccGCGGCGggagggcagcagcagcagcagcccgcGCCTCCCCGGGCGGAGCGGCTCAACGGGGAGGTGCAGAGCCAGCTGAACCTGGAGGGCATGCGGGCGCGCGCGGTGGGGCTCTACAAGGCCATCTCCCGCATCCTCGAGGACTTCGACGCCATCGCCCGCGTCAACCCCAGCGGCTCCCCCAAGTGGTTCGGGCTCACCCATCCCCTCCCTTCCCTCcattgctcgccgccgccgccgccgccgcctagagTGAATCCCCGACCTAGGGTTTCGGTGGATCCTCCGGCCCGTGTGCGATAGTTATGCTACTGCTGCGCGATTCGATTGGTTGCTGACTGGTATGGTATGGCGCCTGGCAGGCAGGACGTGCTCGGGCAGTTTTCCATGGTGAGCATGGAGCTCTTCAACATCGTGGAGGACATCAAGAAGGTGAACAAGGGGTTCGTCGTGTACCCCAGGAACGTCAACGCCGAGAACGCTGCAAGTGAGTGAGCTCCTCtgaattttttaaatattttttttcaGTTATATATATGTGCCATGCGATATCTTTTCCTTTCTCTGGCTAGTAAAATTGTTCTGGGACCATGATGGCCTATGAGCACGCATGATGTTTCGGTTGAATGGGTTCAGAGATTTCAATTTCAATTAGGTGTGAAAATGACACATCTGATACGAAGAACCCTGTCCAGTTTCATAGGCAGGTGTTGTTGTTCTAATTTCTTTTCAGGGATAGATAAGTGTGACAGGGGATCAGTAGAAAATCAACTACCAAAATGCTGTTTCAGGATTTCTCTAGATTGTTGTGATGTGCTGCAATTTAATGGTCCCATGTTGCTTTTGTCAATGCATACGATTATTCTTCGTTTGCTACTAGTATCACATCATGTTTCCTGCTTGACCTGCGTGTGTATCGCAGTACTGCCTGTAATGCTGTCGTCAAAGCTCTTACCGGAGATGGAAGTTGAGGAAACTACAAAGAGGGAACAGTTGTTGTCTGGAATAACGAATCTGCCCGTGCCTTCTCAAATGGAAAAGTTAAAGGTGCTTGATGTGGAAAATGCAAACCTGTATCACACTGTTATTGATTGATCTGTTGGTTGTCTGATAAATAAAATTGGATTTGCTGCCTTTTCAGGCTCGGATAGACATGATTGCGAATGCGTGTGAAACTGCTGAGAGAGTAATCGCTGAGTGCCGTAAGACTCATGGTCTAGGAGCCCGTCAAGGGGCAAATCTTGGTCCTATGTTGGACAAGGCACAAGCTGCAAAGATACAGGAGCAGGAAAGTCTACTTAGAGCGGCAGTAAATTATGGTGAAGGTGAAAACACATTGATGCTTTTTGGACTTCTAAATTAAATAACTCATGTACGTCTCCTATTTGTGTTATGGACCCTCAATGCTGAAATAGCCTGATTCTCAGGATTACGGGTATCGGGAGACCAAAGGCAGATGCATTCATCTCTTCCTAGCCATCTAATGGAAGTACTTGCTACTGGAGACGGGGCTCATAATTTTGGTGATAATTCTGGTAAGATTAGATCGTGTGATATTTCCACATTTTGTCATGCTCTATTAGGATTTTTTATGCCATGTTTAGCTGACATCAAGTGCATCATAACCTTTTGCGTTTAAAGCATGTGTCAGAAAACGCTCCAGTATCAGCATCTAACAGCTATTTATATTTGCAGGCGCCTATCCCAAAAATACACCAGCATTTTCACCTAATAATGTCAGCGCCCAGGGAAATCCAATGCAGGTTTGTGTAGCATCAGTATTAGCACTCATAGAAGTCGTGTACATATTGAAATTGGAATCCATCTTATTGCTCATATTCCTTTTTTGTTGCATGCCATTAATGTTCCCCGCGAGGTGTTGTTTTCCTGTTTACTGGTTGGTCATATGATGTCAGTCCCTGTTATTGTGAACTGTATTAAGTGTTGGTTTGAGTACCTTCTGTTGTTTTTATTTGAGGATTGATGATAGCAATCACTAGCCTGAATTCAATGAAACGTTTGATCCTTTTATCTTAGTCATCGGATGTGTTAACGCTTCATGCAGGCATCTGGAGGACAATTACTTGGCAGATCTGCTCCATCGCCTGGAACTGCCGGAACCCCTAATTTTGAAAATGTGTCTACTCCTCCAATGCCATATGCTAACTCCCCTAGGTCAGGCACCAATATGATGAATACCCCTTCACCACAGCAACATCTGACACCACAGCAGCAGAGGCAAAAGCTGATGCAAGCAtctcagcaacagcagcagcagctgaGGCCATCAGCTGCTGGGATGCTAGCACAGGTAAGGTAACTTCCCTTTTCAGTTTTAAAGAGGTTTTGTTGCGCTTGTGGCATTGGCAACAACAATGTTATCGGTTTCCTGAGCGTATTTCTTATGATTTTGTACTGCTGTCTTGCAAAAATTCTACACTATTTATCCCAACATGGTACTTTTTGGTGCTCACTAAATCTACAATTTTCGGTGCTCACTAAATCTATAAttttagcctaccccaacttgtttgggactaaaggctttgttgttgttgttgttgttgttgttgttgttgttgttgttgttgttgttgtactaaATCTGCAATTTTCTTGTAGAGCTCGGTTCCTCAGTTACAAGATCTACAGGGACAAGCTCAGCAAAAAGTACAGACATTTTTACCATTGACCACTTCTATATTTTCTAGACATGGAAATATAATTGTTTTTAGTTTCACAAAGCTCATAACTTGCTGTTGAAAACCTTTTGTAGGTTGCTGGCCAACAGCAGATGCAGTACAGCCAAGCACAAGCCTTGTCACAGTTTCAGAATAGGCAGATGCAGGCTGCACGCATGCAGCCAGGCATGTCTCAGAGCCAATTGAACCAAGGAAATCAGTTAAGAAGCCATTTGGGCCAGTTCACTGGAGCTGCAAACAGTGCAATGTATACTGCTGCACAGGCATCTTCAAACTCACAAATGGTTAGATAACACCTTTCTTTTTATTAAGTCATGTAAAAATTATAAGGTTGTTGTTCGAGAGGATAATTATACTCTCTATGGACGTACTCAC encodes the following:
- the LOC123104809 gene encoding mediator of RNA polymerase II transcription subunit 8 isoform X2, encoding MDAAAAPGAAAGGQQQQQPAPPRAERLNGEVQSQLNLEGMRARAVGLYKAISRILEDFDAIARVNPSGSPKWQDVLGQFSMVSMELFNIVEDIKKVNKGFVVYPRNVNAENAAILPVMLSSKLLPEMEVEETTKREQLLSGITNLPVPSQMEKLKARIDMIANACETAERVIAECRKTHGLGARQGANLGPMLDKAQAAKIQEQESLLRAAVNYGEGLRVSGDQRQMHSSLPSHLMEVLATGDGAHNFGDNSGAYPKNTPAFSPNNVSAQGNPMQASGGQLLGRSAPSPGTAGTPNFENVSTPPMPYANSPRSGTNMMNTPSPQQHLTPQQQRQKLMQASQQQQQQLRPSAAGMLAQSSVPQLQDLQGQAQQKVAGQQQMQYSQAQALSQFQNRQMQAARMQPGMSQSQLNQGNQLRSHLGQFTGAANSAMYTAAQASSNSQMMANIPGTMQTMQSQSMMPQMQFGLTGGHPQRSHQMMTDQMYGMGGANTTSMMGMQMQQQQQQQQQQQQQQQGLYGNMQGGGQSLQQQGMVGLQNQQQNQMQNQMQNQMQNQLQNQMPNPNFPQQRQQNQQ
- the LOC123104809 gene encoding mediator of RNA polymerase II transcription subunit 8 isoform X1, which gives rise to MDAAAAPGAAAGGQQQQQPAPPRAERLNGEVQSQLNLEGMRARAVGLYKAISRILEDFDAIARVNPSGSPKWQDVLGQFSMVSMELFNIVEDIKKVNKGFVVYPRNVNAENAAILPVMLSSKLLPEMEVEETTKREQLLSGITNLPVPSQMEKLKARIDMIANACETAERVIAECRKTHGLGARQGANLGPMLDKAQAAKIQEQESLLRAAVNYGEGLRVSGDQRQMHSSLPSHLMEVLATGDGAHNFGDNSGAYPKNTPAFSPNNVSAQGNPMQASGGQLLGRSAPSPGTAGTPNFENVSTPPMPYANSPRSGTNMMNTPSPQQHLTPQQQRQKLMQASQQQQQQLRPSAAGMLAQSSVPQLQDLQGQAQQKVAGQQQMQYSQAQALSQFQNRQMQAARMQPGMSQSQLNQGNQLRSHLGQFTGAANSAMYTAAQASSNSQMMANIPGTMQTMQSQSMMPQMQQFGLTGGHPQRSHQMMTDQMYGMGGANTTSMMGMQMQQQQQQQQQQQQQQQGLYGNMQGGGQSLQQQGMVGLQNQQQNQMQNQMQNQMQNQLQNQMPNPNFPQQRQQNQQ
- the LOC123107710 gene encoding probable E3 ubiquitin-protein ligase ARI5 — protein: MALTSDSEEEYYSSPEEGGDDDDRLSFRTASNESDNDAGAGDDADDDCLYGDSDGDDDGMYDEYEGDEEEGLEEVDEEGEVLDEMRFTATQYAVLTMDEVRARQEEHTARVADLIALPPGLAAAVLRHFKWSAQGVWERWFSDEHKVRDAVGLPPDGDAVSVAVNDAPLTCYICFDAHAPGEMRSAGCAHFYCRGCWSGYVRAAVGDGARCLSIRCPDMGCSAAVVRDLVDDVADADDAKRYGEFLVRSYVEESKRIRWCPAPGCDRAVEFDGEKCTVQLDAWCACGHGFCLACGEEAHRPVACDTVREWLEKNRSDSETAQWVLANTKHCPECRRPIEKNQGCMHMTCSPPCKHQFCWLCLGPWDKHDGGNYNCNTYNTARAEGKYTEEELRRAQAKASVDRYLHYYERWGAHERSRQKALEDTAALGKDGAQREAVAAAFGVVETELDFLEEAYRQVAECRRMLRWTYAFGYYLDDPAKRDLFEDLQSQADKSLERLHECAEKDRAKLVAEAAGEHGAVADKYLEFRPRLSSLTTVARNHFENMARAFRDGLAEVEVDPAVAARRAAAAPPPPPLDDDDDEDFFEELRM